In Candidatus Hamiltonella defensa 5AT (Acyrthosiphon pisum), one genomic interval encodes:
- a CDS encoding lysis system i-spanin subunit Rz — translation MTWKIPLIIALLLTSMSGVTLYYRTLYYDAEKARKIAVSDREKQQVAFEQLSHQIQTISALDDRHTKELADVQAKNHHLRRKLNRGGRVLVKGHCPVSTPRPSSLGHAGTIELSSIAGRNVLDIRAGIISDQAKIKYLQDYIRKVVLSNQHAKPNS, via the coding sequence ATGACCTGGAAAATTCCTCTCATTATCGCTTTGCTACTGACCTCAATGTCAGGTGTAACCCTGTATTACCGGACACTGTATTACGATGCTGAAAAAGCACGAAAGATTGCTGTATCGGATAGGGAAAAACAACAGGTTGCATTTGAGCAGTTAAGCCATCAAATACAGACCATCTCGGCGCTGGATGACAGACACACGAAGGAATTAGCCGATGTGCAAGCCAAGAATCATCATTTGCGTCGTAAGCTTAATCGCGGTGGTCGGGTGCTCGTCAAAGGTCACTGTCCAGTCAGCACTCCCCGCCCCAGCAGCCTGGGCCATGCAGGAACCATCGAACTCTCTTCAATTGCTGGACGAAACGTTCTCGATATCAGAGCCGGAATCATCAGCGACCAAGCAAAAATAAAATACCTTCAGGATTACATACGGAAGGTTGTTTTGTCGAATCAACATGCCAAACCAAATTCCTAG
- a CDS encoding HNH endonuclease, translated as MPNQIPRPFRKQGCGGITTARSGYCETHRNEGWVQHQRGRTRQQQGYGRAWEILRAKILKRDNYLCQTCLRQGIATEAKAVDHIKAKAFGGKDDETNLQSICYACHRAKTAKEH; from the coding sequence ATGCCAAACCAAATTCCTAGACCTTTCCGCAAACAGGGTTGTGGCGGAATCACCACTGCCCGTTCCGGCTACTGCGAAACGCATCGCAACGAAGGCTGGGTACAGCACCAACGCGGTAGAACTCGCCAGCAACAGGGCTATGGACGTGCCTGGGAAATCCTTCGAGCCAAAATTCTTAAGCGTGATAACTACCTTTGCCAAACGTGCTTACGCCAAGGTATCGCTACCGAAGCTAAAGCCGTTGACCATATTAAGGCAAAGGCGTTTGGAGGTAAGGATGATGAGACCAATCTGCAATCGATTTGTTATGCTTGCCACCGAGCTAAAACAGCAAAAGAACATTAA
- a CDS encoding DNA-binding protein, producing MRDRAHDTAMAEVFRNDPNYAIELLNSILEDGEQGELLIVLRQMAEALGGVRKVAKSAELNPNQLYRTLSESGNPEVRSLTAILRAMGLRLAIQPIHTTSTVTQRII from the coding sequence ATGAGAGACAGAGCGCACGACACAGCTATGGCAGAGGTTTTCCGAAACGATCCTAACTATGCTATTGAGCTATTGAATAGTATTTTGGAAGATGGAGAACAAGGCGAACTTTTAATTGTCCTTCGTCAAATGGCGGAAGCATTAGGTGGTGTCAGGAAAGTAGCTAAATCGGCAGAGTTAAATCCAAACCAACTTTATCGTACTTTATCAGAATCTGGAAACCCTGAAGTACGTAGTTTGACTGCAATTCTGCGTGCTATGGGACTACGGTTGGCTATTCAACCTATACATACCACCTCTACGGTAACTCAACGAATTATATAA
- a CDS encoding type II toxin-antitoxin system RelE/ParE family toxin, producing the protein MYQIRHYLDKSERDHFSEWRDQISDTKAKIAIDRRIMRIELGNFGDHKPVREGVWELRIDVGPGYRVYYAKVNITVVLLLCGGDKRKQNADIDRACAYWHDWQKRTGD; encoded by the coding sequence ATGTACCAGATAAGGCACTACCTCGATAAAAGCGAACGCGATCACTTTAGCGAGTGGCGAGATCAAATTAGCGACACAAAAGCCAAGATCGCTATTGACCGGCGTATTATGCGTATAGAATTGGGAAATTTCGGTGACCATAAGCCCGTGCGTGAAGGCGTGTGGGAGCTCCGTATAGACGTAGGTCCAGGTTATCGTGTTTATTACGCTAAAGTTAACATAACTGTCGTTCTACTGCTCTGCGGCGGTGATAAGCGCAAACAAAATGCAGATATTGACCGAGCATGTGCCTACTGGCATGACTGGCAAAAACGGACAGGAGATTAA
- a CDS encoding phage terminase small subunit P27 family: MNRNGPNPEKWVPSTPKHFSKQEKYWFERIAEDLNASDILTHIDGMALELLVGVYVEWRQHRDVIKKEGHLYRTESKDGNVMIRPHPQVAMMAVGLFMCSVNSDVFHAGVIQILLPSLPPDCVVVMDNATFHKRLDTQKVIDDAGHIIEYLPPYSPDLNPVEHKWAEAKSKRRAVNCSIDALFSHYMT, encoded by the coding sequence TTGAATAGAAACGGGCCAAACCCCGAAAAATGGGTACCCTCAACACCCAAGCATTTTAGCAAGCAAGAAAAGTATTGGTTTGAGCGCATAGCAGAAGATCTTAATGCCAGCGATATCCTGACCCATATCGACGGGATGGCACTGGAACTGCTGGTTGGCGTTTATGTTGAGTGGCGACAGCATAGAGACGTTATTAAAAAAGAAGGTCATTTGTACAGGACAGAATCAAAAGACGGCAATGTGATGATCCGCCCTCATCCGCAAGTGGCCATGATGGCGGTGGGATTGTTCATGTGTTCTGTGAATAGTGATGTGTTTCACGCTGGGGTCATTCAGATACTTCTGCCGAGTTTGCCACCCGACTGTGTGGTGGTCATGGATAATGCGACGTTCCACAAACGTTTGGACACTCAAAAAGTGATCGATGACGCGGGTCATATCATTGAATATCTGCCTCCTTACTCGCCTGATCTCAATCCTGTTGAGCATAAATGGGCAGAAGCAAAAAGCAAAAGAAGAGCGGTCAATTGCAGTATCGATGCTTTATTTTCTCATTACATGACGTAA
- a CDS encoding transposase produces MSTQIHVGLSGRFLRSACLSEGQRSDMKAFTELWIKGNGRKVSYIIADKGVDFFDVRKLIRDSGKSPVIPRRKGAVCTGIQPNDKEKYKTRSAIERFFFSIKEQKRLALRFDKLDITFFSFFAIACLKVFNLLC; encoded by the coding sequence GTGAGCACTCAAATTCACGTGGGTCTTTCAGGCCGCTTTCTCCGGAGTGCCTGTCTATCTGAAGGACAGCGCTCCGATATGAAAGCCTTTACTGAGCTGTGGATAAAGGGAAATGGGAGGAAGGTGAGCTACATCATCGCTGATAAGGGAGTTGACTTTTTTGATGTCAGAAAATTAATCCGGGATAGTGGAAAGAGCCCTGTGATACCCCGACGAAAAGGGGCTGTTTGCACCGGCATTCAACCTAATGATAAAGAAAAATACAAAACACGCTCTGCGATTGAACGTTTCTTCTTCAGCATAAAAGAACAAAAAAGACTCGCTTTACGCTTTGATAAACTCGATATCACCTTCTTTTCTTTCTTCGCTATCGCTTGTCTTAAGGTCTTTAATTTACTTTGTTAA
- a CDS encoding transposase, translated as MKNRHYPLKECDFIKIIEPHIIKYDKRPGRPASISHYQFFSAVLYVLRTGIPWRDVPDLYGHWHTIYMRFKRWSENGLFWNLLYRLQQKKKIKMDCTWVDSTTVAIHRHGSGSLKKRDLNR; from the coding sequence ATGAAAAACAGGCACTATCCGCTCAAAGAGTGTGATTTTATAAAAATAATCGAACCTCATATTATAAAATATGATAAACGTCCAGGTAGACCTGCAAGCATCAGTCATTATCAGTTTTTTTCAGCTGTTTTGTACGTATTGAGAACGGGTATCCCTTGGCGTGATGTACCTGATTTATACGGTCATTGGCATACGATTTATATGCGCTTTAAAAGATGGAGTGAAAATGGCTTGTTCTGGAACTTGCTTTATCGTTTACAACAAAAAAAGAAAATCAAAATGGACTGTACATGGGTAGACAGTACGACGGTCGCCATCCACCGACACGGCTCAGGAAGCCTTAAAAAAAGGGACCTCAATCGATAG
- a CDS encoding transposase, translating into MIEYLPPYSPDLNPIEHKWAQANRKRREPQCDIDTFFSEYIN; encoded by the coding sequence CTGATTGAATATTTACCTCCTTACTCCCCTGATCTCAATCCCATTGAGCACAAATGGGCTCAAGCTAACCGCAAAAGAAGAGAACCTCAGTGTGACATCGATACCTTTTTTTCAGAATATATAAATTAA